In Thermococcus gorgonarius, the genomic window TTCAGAAGTGCATCCAGGGCCTTCTTTCCTTCGCCTTTTATTTTTTCAATAACCTCCCCATCAAGAACGTCCTTTGTGCGGAGCGGGCCCAGTGGGATCGCGAGCACTTTGTAGTTCTCAAAAAAGAGGTTGTCGGTAACCCCTATTCCCGGACCGCCGGCTTTGATCCTGACCTCTATTCCACCGGCGAGCTGGCCTACGACGTCGCCGAGACCACCCTTATGGGTTACCTCCATTTCATGCGCTAACTTAGCGGCCGTTAACCATGTTCCCCCAAAAGAATAGCTTAAGGCCAGAGCTGTCCCCAGGGCTCCGCCGGCACTGTTTCCAAAGCCGTGGCCGTTTGGAAAGTCAAAGTACTGCCATACCTCTACCTCTCCGACAAAATCGTGGGGAACCAGCCTTTCCGCCACGGAATAGCTTATTATAGCATCATCCTTTTTCACCGGTTCGCCGTTGAAGGCTACATGGATGTGCCTCTCCAGAGTTCCCGTTTCGATGCTTACGAAGACGTTGGTTCCTT contains:
- a CDS encoding pantoate kinase; this encodes MLIRAFVPAHITAFFVPVFHEDPLKAGSLGAGINLDKGTNVFVSIETGTLERHIHVAFNGEPVKKDDAIISYSVAERLVPHDFVGEVEVWQYFDFPNGHGFGNSAGGALGTALALSYSFGGTWLTAAKLAHEMEVTHKGGLGDVVGQLAGGIEVRIKAGGPGIGVTDNLFFENYKVLAIPLGPLRTKDVLDGEVIEKIKGEGKKALDALLNDPRPERMMFLARDFAEKTGLLDGELLEIARELDRVLKLPSSMIMLGKGLFALVREEEIEKVRGLISDMGINYTLADIYTERPKVGRWIG